The Gracilimonas sediminicola sequence GGTAGTGGAGCTTCCGGTCGCTTTAAATATGGAAATGGCTATGAAGTATGGAACAGCCGGCTTTACTGCTATGTATGGGGTGAAGCGGCTGCAGCGTGAGCTTATCAAGCCGGAAGACGGAAAAGTACTCGTGACCGGAGCAACGGGTGGTGTGGGTTCACTTGCCGTTTTCTTTCTTTCGGAATTGGGATATGAAGTAGTGGCAGCCACCGGTAAAACAGATAAAAAGGATTTTCTGAAAGAGCTTGGCGCGGTTGAAGTCATTCACCGGGATGTAGTTTCCGGGGTAAACGAGAACTTTTTACTGAGCCGTGAATGGAATGGAGTTATAGAGACGGTTGGTGGTGAAATGCTGGATGCGGTGATCCGTCAAACCAATCATGACGGAGCAGTAGCCTGCTGTGGGAATATTTTGGGGCATGAACTGAAGACAAATATTTACCCATTTATACTGAGGGGGGTAAGCCTGTTGGGCATCGACTCCGCCATATGCAAAATGCCGATGCGGTTAAAAATTTGGGATAGCATCGCTGGAATGAACCATGGGAAACTACCGGATGATTTTGCCCGAATAGTCGGTCTGGAAAATCTCAAGCCCGAAATTGAAGCTATCCTGGATGGCAAACAGGCCGGGCGTGTAGTGGTGCAGCATCAAACCACCGGATAAATAAAAAAGCCGACACAAAAAGGATGTGTCGGCTTCGGAAAACAATAAAGCAGCGGTCAAACTACTTTATGTGGGTTATGGGTATTTGTTTGATCTAAGTTCTTATGCTGCGTACTGAGATTTTGAATTAATCTTGTTCTCAGCTTTACCAAGTGAATTAGACAGGTCAGATTTGGTCACAGGCTTCAATAAAAAATCGATGTAATCAATATCCTTGGCTTGATTTAATACCATTGGGCTGTCATCGCCAGAAAGAAAAATTACCGGGATATCAATTTGGTCAGAACGCAATTGTTTTGCTGTTTCAATGCCGTCAAGATCACCGGAAAGCTGAATGTCCATCAAAAGTATAGAAGGATTAATGTCGGCGATGATCCCGAGGACTTCTTCTCCACTGCGGGCCGTGCCAACTACTTCATAGCCAAGCTTGGTAACCAGCTTCTCCTCTACTATAGATAGCAGCGGGTCGTCTTCAACAATCATTACCTTTCGCGAGATCACGGTGGCCCTACTCTGTTTGTATTAAAAACTTCTAATGTTAATATATTAGAATAATTTAATAGGGTCAATAAGCTTCCAAAACTTTTTTTACTGAGGAAGAATTAGCAGGTTTAACACAGATTGTAAGACACAGTTCACAACATTTGAGCCATGATAAAACTACACAGAAAGCGAGAGGATGCTGCATCTGACCGTCTGGAGCAGCAGCTGAACAACCTCGTGATTTCTTTCAAAAAGGTGAACTATGAGGAGGATGGGGAGCAGGTAAAGCTTCCATATATTGAAGAAGACGGAGAGGAGTTTCATACCGATGAGGAAATTGCCGGGTGGATGAGAGAGTTGGAATCACAATTAAACTGGCAGCGGTCATTGAGCGGTGACGGATGCTACATAGACCCGAAAAGTGGGAACGTATGCTGACCCTATTACCCGATTTATTCCTGAATGCGTTTTCCCAGTGGCTTGTAAGGGACCGTTTCATCAAGAAAAAGAGCCTCGTTGATGATTTCCCGGATGGTGTTTTTGGGAATTTCATCAACGCTGCCAAAATCTACACTCAGTACTTGTTTGCGTCCTTTGCTTTCCAGCAATCCTTGTTCGTTTGAAAGTTCATATCCCCGGATAAAACAGAGCGATACTTTGCCATTCTTTAGAGGATTCAGGTAGCAGACCCATGTATTCTGGTCGTAGAATGGTATTCGGTATTTTAGGGCCGGTGATACAGTTGGGAAAGAAGTCAGCAGGTTATGGAAGTACAGCATTACCTCTTTTTGATTTCCCTCATGCCGCAATATGAAATCCTCTGCCGCATTCATTGATCCAGAGAGTCTGCGTTAAGTCGATGAGTTAAAAACCAGGTGTACAAATCACCCCCACGATAAACGCGCTTCCAGGTGTCATGCCCGAGGTCTTCATGATTTGTGAACCGGACATTCGTGTGCCCTAACTCTTCCAGCTTGTTCAATCCTGGGTAAAAATGTGTTGCCCGTACTACCAGATCCCTTCCGCCGGCAAATGCCCAGACCGGTATTTCATATTCGGCGACAGGAACCATTAAATCCGGATGCCCCCAACCTACTACCGGAGCGATGGCAGCAAATCGTTCGGGATATGTGCTTGCTAAATGCCAGGTACCAAAGCCTCCGTAGCTCAGCCCGGTTAAATATACCCGGCTCGAATCTGCCCGATAATTTTCAATCACATAATCAATCATTCCGATGAGATCCTCCTCTACCCGCTCCCAGCCATTTGGTAAAGTGATATAATCGGGGAGCTCACTTTCATCTCCATTCATAGTCTCGGAAGTAGGTGCAATGGGTGTTCGTTCGGGAATTCCTTCCTCCAGCCTTTTTGGAATGGATGTGGTGTCACGGTTTTGCAGGTACGAAACGCTTTCATCCATCCCAAACATATGCAGTTGTGGAGAAATGATGATAAAAGGCAGGTCTCTTTTATGAATCCACGCTTCTTTTAATGGGCCGTGCATTAGTACAAAACCGAGCTCATCTTTGCCATTTCCCCGTTCTCCGTTTCCATGAAGGAACATCATAACCGGCCAGTTTTTGTCTGACACTTCATAACCGTTAGGAAGGTACAGGTAAAAGTCTCGTTCCTCACCGGCAACCTGACTGGTGTAAGAAATGCGTTCCAGTTTATCGGTCTGGCAGCCTGTAAGCATGAGGACAATAAATATGAATAGGGTGTGGGAGAAACGAATGGTAGTCATGGTAAACACAGTGTTCTTTCCCGAATATAGCAGAATAAGAACTAAAGAGAAGCCCGCCATTCATTTAGAAAAGAAAAGGCCTTTGTCATCCGGGACCCATACCAGCTGAACCACTCCCCATTAATGAGTTCCACTCTTGACTCAGGACACGCCGCTTTGATTTTATCAATGTGTTTTTCTTTAAAAGGATAAGGTTCGCTACTGAGCAAGATTAGTTCGGGAGCATGCTCTGAAAGTTCGTTGAGGGTGGTTTTGGGGTATCTTTTATGAAGCCCGTACACATTATCCAGCCCATATTTATGCAGCACATCATGAATATAGGTGTCATTTCCAACCGTCATCCAGGGGTCTTTCCAAATGAAATAGGCTACGGAAAGAGGAGGTTTTGCAGGGCGATCATTTAAAAGAGCCGTAATTTTCTTAACAAGTTTTCCGGCCTGTTCCTTAACCCCCAGCACTTCTCCCAGTGAGCTTATTTCCAGAATGGCATCCTGAATAGAATCAATTTCTGTAACCCGAACCGTAGCATACTTGTCGAGCAGTTCGATATCTTCTTTTCGGTTTTCCTCTTTGTTTGCAAGGATGAAATCCGGCTCAAGCTCCACAATTTTCTCAAGATTCGGATTCTTTGTCCCCCCGATAATATCAATATCCTTAATCTCCTTGGGGTGCACACAAAACCGGGTGCGACCAATCAGCTGATCTTTTAATCCCAGATCAACCAAGAGCTCGGTGAGGCTTGGAACCAGTGAAACAATGCGGGTGTAAGGTAAATCAGGCATAACGGTTGATGATGTTCTCTGCCTGGCGACAGTAACTTCCGCCAAACAAATTGGCATGGACTAAAATAGGGTACAGGTTGCAGATGGTGACCCGGCTGTCGAAGCCACCCTCCGGTGGAAATTCTTCATTGTATCCTTCGTAGAAATTAGCTGAAAATCCACCAAAAAGACGAGTCATAGCCAAGTCCATTTCCCGGTGACCGTAATAAACGGCGGGATCATAGATGCTTGCATGCCCACTTTTGGTGAACATGTAGTTTCCGCTCCAAAGGTCTCCGTGAAGCAGCGAAGGTTTTTCGGTAGGAAATATAGATCCGAGTTTTTTATACATCCCTTCCACATTTTTCAGAATAGACCGGGTGAGTTTGCCGGACTCAACGCCCTTACGCACCTGGGGCTCAATCCGCTCCAGGGCAAAGAAGTCGGGCCAGTTTGAATGACGGGCATTAGATTGGGGCAGCTTACCGATGTAATTATCATGACCCAGCCCGAACTGATCAGCGGTTTGTTTGTGAAGCTTCGCCAGCTCCTTGCCGAAATTATGAGCTGAGTGCTGTTTTCCGCCCCCCTCCTCAACCCAGTCAAGAACAAGAAAATCTTCTTTGATTAAAATCGGTGAAGGAATTTGAAGATTGGTGTCGGCTGAATTCAGTAATTGAAGCCCCTTTGCCTCGGCTTCAAACATATTTTGGGGAGCAGAATTATTCCACTTTACGAACAATTCTTTTCCATCACCTAACACAATTTTGGCAGCCTGATTAATGTCACCGCCATGAACTGACTGAAGGGATTGAATCTCCTTGTTCAGCTCTTTTCGGATTTGTTCTTTGATAGCTTCGGGAAGCATAAATTATTTTTCGATGAGGGGTTCTAATTCTTCAAGCAAAGCTTCGCAGCTTCGGTTCAACACCTGGAATACATTTTCGAATCCTTCCAGTCCGCCATAATAAGGGTCGGGTACTTCTCCATCTCCGGGATTGGGATCAAACTCGCGCATCATCTTTATTTTATCCGAAAATCGATTTTTTCGGTCTAAGGTTTTGATATTTTTGAAATTTTCGGAGTCCATAGCCAAAATGAGGTCGAACTCTTCCAGGTCGGCATATTCAAACTTTCGGGCTTTGGAGGGGAGGTGAATTCCATGCTTATTTGCGGTAGCCTGGCTCTTACTGTTGGCCGATTCACCTACATGGTAAGCGGCTGTCCCGGCCGAATCGATATAGAAATAATTTTCCAAACCGGCCTCCCTCACTTTATGAATAAAGACGCCTTCGGCGGTAGGACTTCGGCAGATATTACCCAGGCACACAAAAACGAGTTTATAAGGGTTTTCTTTTGAAATGGTTCGGTGATAGGTTTCAGTCACAATAATTGAATTAATTTTTTTCCAAAGGTATGTGTTGCTAAACAGCTTTTCATCCCTTTTCATTTAGCCTTCCTTAAAACCAATTGTGCCTTAGCTGCAAGTGTCAGATTTTTTTGAACGAACTGAATACATGGTTTTCTCTGATATTTTGTATATTTGAGGCTTATAAATGATTCGCCGGAACTAAGTTTTTTATGGCAAAAAAATTCGAAGAAATAAAGCAGTTAAGCTTTCCCAAATCAGAAGTTGAAACCCTGAATTGGTGGAAGGACCACAAGATTTTTAAAAAGAGCCTCAAGACGCGTGAGGATGGCATTCCCTATACCTTTTTTGAGGGGCCGCCCACAGCCAATGGCAAGCCGGGCATTCACCATGTTATGGCTCGCACGGTAAAGGATATGTTTTGCCGGTATAAAACATTGAAGGGCTTCAGAGTTGAGCGAAAAGCCGGCTGGGATACGCACGGTTTACCCGTTGAGATTGAAGTTGAAAAAGAATTAGGGCTCGAAGGCCGCGCACAAGTTGAGGAATATGGCATCGAAAAATACAATGCCAAGTGCCGCGAGAGTGTGCTCAAATACAAGGATCTTTGGGATGAATTAACCTCCCGTATGGCTTATTGGGTTGATCAGGATAACCCATACGTTACCTTCGAAAATAATTATATCGAGTCGGTTTGGTGGGCGTTTAATAAGCTCTTCGAAAAGAATTTGGTGTACAAAGGTTATAAAATTCAATGGTACTCTCCCGGCAGTGGAACTGTACTTTCTTCCCACGAAGTAAGCTTGGGCTATAAGGAAACGCAGGACCCTTCTATCTATGTGAAGTTTCCGGTTGAAGGAGAAGAGAACACGTATTTTCTGGCCTGGACCACTACTCCGTGGACCATCGTTTCCAACATGGCGCTTGCCGTGAACCCGAATCTGGACTATGTGAAAGTGGGGCATTTTGATGAGACTTTCATCATGGCCAAGGATTGTGTGGAAGAGGTTTTGGGTGAGGATTACATCATCCAGGAAGAAATGAAAGGTTCAATGCTGCTGCACCGCACTTATGAGCCTGTATTCGATTTTGCCTTCAAAGAATATGACAAGTCGCAGGCCTGGAGAGTGATTCCGGCTGAGTATGTGACAACCGAAGACGGCACCGGCGTGGTTCATACCGCACCTGCCTTTGGTGCTGATGACTTTGACTCGTGCCAGAAATCTGACATTCCGATGTTCAACCCGATTGACCGGGACGGTAAGTTCACCGAAAAAGCTCCTGACTTTCAGGGGCAGTGGTTCAAAGAAGCCGACAAAGATATTGCCCGGGCTATTAAGGAAAAGAACCTCATGTACAAGCATGAGACCATGGTCCACAACTATCCGTTCGACTGGAGAAAAGGGACGCCATTGATGTCGTACCCGGTAGAATCCTGGTTTATCGAAACCACCAAAGTAAAAGACCGGATGGTTGAGCTGAACAAGCAAATCAACTGGAAGCCGGAAAGTACCGGAACCGGTCGTTTCGGAACCTGGCTCGAAAATAACGTGGACTGGGCGGTTTCCCGTCAGCGATACTGGGGAACACCGATACCAATTTGGGTGAGTGATAAAGACCCGGAGTATGTGGAATGTATTGGCAGTATGGCCGAGCTCCGTGAAAAAGCCGGTTTGGATGAAGATGCCGAAATCGATCTGCACCGTCCCTATATAGATGAGTTAACCTGGGAAGGCCCCGACGGTGGAACTATGCGCCGCATCCCTGACCTGCTGGATGTTTGGTTCGACTCCGGCGCCATGCCTTTTGCCCAGTGGCACTATCCTTTTGATAATGACCATGAATTCAGCTACAACTATCCGGCCGATTTTATCGCGGAAGGCGTGGATCAAACCCGCGGCTGGTTCTATACTTTGCATGCATTGGGAACGATGCTGTTCAATGAACAGGCGTACAAGAATGTAGTATCCAATGGACTGGTTCTCGACGAAAACGGCGAGAAAATGAGTAAATCGAAAGGAAATACGGTAGATCCTTTTGAGGTTATTCAGGAATATGGAGCCGATACCGTACGCTGGTATATGATGAGTAACTCTTCCCCGTGGGAGAATCTGAAGTTCAGTGATGACGGACTGAAAGAAGTTCAGCGGAAGTTTTTCAACACCATCGTAAACACCTACTCTTTCTTTGCGATGTATGCGAATATTGATGGGTTTACCTTCTCAGGAACAGCTATTCCTATTGCTGATCGCCCCGAAATTGACAAGTGGGTGAT is a genomic window containing:
- a CDS encoding DUF1801 domain-containing protein; the protein is MNAAEDFILRHEGNQKEVMLYFHNLLTSFPTVSPALKYRIPFYDQNTWVCYLNPLKNGKVSLCFIRGYELSNEQGLLESKGRKQVLSVDFGSVDEIPKNTIREIINEALFLDETVPYKPLGKRIQE
- a CDS encoding response regulator — its product is MIVEDDPLLSIVEEKLVTKLGYEVVGTARSGEEVLGIIADINPSILLMDIQLSGDLDGIETAKQLRSDQIDIPVIFLSGDDSPMVLNQAKDIDYIDFLLKPVTKSDLSNSLGKAENKINSKSQYAA
- a CDS encoding YhdH/YhfP family quinone oxidoreductase; translation: MSEETFRAFYVEEKSKGEFVSSVTDVTRTFLPDHDVLIQVHYSSLNYKDALSASGNKGVTREYPHIPGIDASGVVLEDRSGAFSEGQKVVVTGRDLGSNTSGGFGELIRVPKDWVVELPVALNMEMAMKYGTAGFTAMYGVKRLQRELIKPEDGKVLVTGATGGVGSLAVFFLSELGYEVVAATGKTDKKDFLKELGAVEVIHRDVVSGVNENFLLSREWNGVIETVGGEMLDAVIRQTNHDGAVACCGNILGHELKTNIYPFILRGVSLLGIDSAICKMPMRLKIWDSIAGMNHGKLPDDFARIVGLENLKPEIEAILDGKQAGRVVVQHQTTG
- a CDS encoding prolyl oligopeptidase family serine peptidase, with translation MTTIRFSHTLFIFIVLMLTGCQTDKLERISYTSQVAGEERDFYLYLPNGYEVSDKNWPVMMFLHGNGERGNGKDELGFVLMHGPLKEAWIHKRDLPFIIISPQLHMFGMDESVSYLQNRDTTSIPKRLEEGIPERTPIAPTSETMNGDESELPDYITLPNGWERVEEDLIGMIDYVIENYRADSSRVYLTGLSYGGFGTWHLASTYPERFAAIAPVVGWGHPDLMVPVAEYEIPVWAFAGGRDLVVRATHFYPGLNKLEELGHTNVRFTNHEDLGHDTWKRVYRGGDLYTWFLTHRLNADSLDQ
- a CDS encoding helical backbone metal receptor; the protein is MPDLPYTRIVSLVPSLTELLVDLGLKDQLIGRTRFCVHPKEIKDIDIIGGTKNPNLEKIVELEPDFILANKEENRKEDIELLDKYATVRVTEIDSIQDAILEISSLGEVLGVKEQAGKLVKKITALLNDRPAKPPLSVAYFIWKDPWMTVGNDTYIHDVLHKYGLDNVYGLHKRYPKTTLNELSEHAPELILLSSEPYPFKEKHIDKIKAACPESRVELINGEWFSWYGSRMTKAFSFLNEWRASL
- a CDS encoding low molecular weight protein-tyrosine-phosphatase — encoded protein: MTETYHRTISKENPYKLVFVCLGNICRSPTAEGVFIHKVREAGLENYFYIDSAGTAAYHVGESANSKSQATANKHGIHLPSKARKFEYADLEEFDLILAMDSENFKNIKTLDRKNRFSDKIKMMREFDPNPGDGEVPDPYYGGLEGFENVFQVLNRSCEALLEELEPLIEK
- a CDS encoding fructosamine kinase family protein, coding for MLPEAIKEQIRKELNKEIQSLQSVHGGDINQAAKIVLGDGKELFVKWNNSAPQNMFEAEAKGLQLLNSADTNLQIPSPILIKEDFLVLDWVEEGGGKQHSAHNFGKELAKLHKQTADQFGLGHDNYIGKLPQSNARHSNWPDFFALERIEPQVRKGVESGKLTRSILKNVEGMYKKLGSIFPTEKPSLLHGDLWSGNYMFTKSGHASIYDPAVYYGHREMDLAMTRLFGGFSANFYEGYNEEFPPEGGFDSRVTICNLYPILVHANLFGGSYCRQAENIINRYA
- the ileS gene encoding isoleucine--tRNA ligase, producing MAKKFEEIKQLSFPKSEVETLNWWKDHKIFKKSLKTREDGIPYTFFEGPPTANGKPGIHHVMARTVKDMFCRYKTLKGFRVERKAGWDTHGLPVEIEVEKELGLEGRAQVEEYGIEKYNAKCRESVLKYKDLWDELTSRMAYWVDQDNPYVTFENNYIESVWWAFNKLFEKNLVYKGYKIQWYSPGSGTVLSSHEVSLGYKETQDPSIYVKFPVEGEENTYFLAWTTTPWTIVSNMALAVNPNLDYVKVGHFDETFIMAKDCVEEVLGEDYIIQEEMKGSMLLHRTYEPVFDFAFKEYDKSQAWRVIPAEYVTTEDGTGVVHTAPAFGADDFDSCQKSDIPMFNPIDRDGKFTEKAPDFQGQWFKEADKDIARAIKEKNLMYKHETMVHNYPFDWRKGTPLMSYPVESWFIETTKVKDRMVELNKQINWKPESTGTGRFGTWLENNVDWAVSRQRYWGTPIPIWVSDKDPEYVECIGSMAELREKAGLDEDAEIDLHRPYIDELTWEGPDGGTMRRIPDLLDVWFDSGAMPFAQWHYPFDNDHEFSYNYPADFIAEGVDQTRGWFYTLHALGTMLFNEQAYKNVVSNGLVLDENGEKMSKSKGNTVDPFEVIQEYGADTVRWYMMSNSSPWENLKFSDDGLKEVQRKFFNTIVNTYSFFAMYANIDGFTFSGTAIPIADRPEIDKWVISKLNTTVKLVEEFYEDYEPTKAARELESFVEELSNWYVRRNRRRFWKEGNTLDKTAAYQTLYECLSNLSKLISPIAPFIGEWLYQKLNSVTQQDEESVHIAFFPTVEETAINKALEHKMEMARLISYIVLRVRNQIEMNVRQPLARIILPIKDESERQAIESVRDIILEEVNVKDIQFVDDDSGIVRKSAKPNYPVLGKRLGPKMKPVAARIGELTTEEITDFEKNGWIDLDVEGETIRIDSEGLEIIRTGLEGWTVETEGGLSVAVDTDLSEELIQEGIAREFVNRVQNMRKEANFDVTDRIAIGFTGADNIKEAVVSMSDYIKKETLAEEIQISELEVSDFTKSWEIGEEECTISIRRNINS